The segment gtctagtctaggctatagtctactatttagtctatagtctagtttattgtcctggttataatctattatatattattatataaatttcactACTAGATTAAAAATACAAGACTATATATgtattctagtttatattcaaaattaaaggaaattttatgtTCCACTTGAATTTACCTGAGATTCAAAGAATTTTAATTCAGCTATAACCACAACCAACATGTTGCCTATCGCGACTGAAAGTAACCAGCAGGCTTGCAATACCGATTTCATTGACTGAGGTGCTTGTGTAAAGGAGAACTCCAGACCGGTGATTGAAAACATAATCTCAGCTGCTGTTATCACGATAATTTGTGGCAACTGCCACATCATATGTACGGAATTGGGTTCGGTTACCACATGAGTTTGATAGTTctgaaaaagaaattataacattttaaaatattttagaaaactaatCTATATTATTTCAATGTAAACGAATTTTTGCTCCACagcaaataactttaaattaaatatagatTGAAATGTATACTTACAAAGCCCTCCTTATTATTTCCATTCAGCATCAAGACATAAACACCTCCAGCTCTGGCCGTAACATTTGTCAATGGTACGCCATTCAAAGATAAAATTACATTGCCTCTAGCAACAGTAATGGCTTGAGAAGTATTATACGAAGTAAGGGAAGTCTTAAGGCTACTAGAGTCCTCTAAAGTAAAATTACCCTCACTAGCGGGTATATTAAGCAAAACTCTGACAATGGGATTTCCTAAATTAGGTTTTTCCGGTTTATCTTCAAATTCATGCATGCGATCGTTGGCTATGAAATAACTGACTGCCTTTCCAGGTACCACATTAATATTACCCGCAACACTTGGACAATTTGAGTCTACGGCTGTTGCTTCAAACTTATAGGCCATCATCATTGGAGTCATAACCTGTTGTTCCTGCCATAAACCCAATGAAGGCAAATGCATATCGGTTTTCATATCGCCAAGAGGTAGTTCGGTATTAAAACTATAATGACAAGGCATGCCATTATAAATTCTTAATTGTGAGCTCATGTCCGTGGGTAAAACTGGTTCCAAAGCTTCTAATTTAAGTTCGACAAAGGCGGAGAGTATAAAGGCGCCAGCTGCCAATAAACCACCCAAGGTTAATTTTTGTAATGGCCTTTTTATGCCAATCATGGCCAGTAGAGGATATATAACATAATCAAAGATGGGTATAAAGCCCAAAATCAATAAAGGATTAATGACCTGCATTTGATCGGGTTTAATGGTGAAACCCCACAATTCACCATCCATACGAGTTGCTTGGAAAGTCCAACGGGAACCTTGTTGATCGAAAAGAGCCCAGAATACGGGAAAAGGCAGGAATAGTActaaaatctttaacaaaatcTTGGTATCGGATACCATTTTTTGTCCCACTTTGGGTTCAGCATAATCCAACCAATGTTTACGTGGACTTGTTTTACGTTCTCTTCTCCAACCTCCAATGGCATGCGAAATACACTGAGACACACCAAAAATCATATTACCAGCAGGAGGTTTCATTACATAAAGCTTTTTGCCGGCTATAAAGATAACAACTGACAGCAACATTAATATAGCGGGAACACCAAAGGCCAATGAAAAACAGTCTTTATCGCCAAAACAATGAACATCTTCACGTAGAATGGGTGTAACGGAAGTAGAAATCATGGAACCGGCATTTATGGCAAAATAAAAAAGCGAAAAGAATGTGGCCAGTTGTTTGGCTTGTTCGGGTAGTTTGAATTGATCACCACCAAAAGCCGAAACACACGGTTTGATGCCACCTGTTCCAATGGCTATAAGAACCAGACCCAGTATTGTTGCAGGcctgaaaagaaataaaatgttaagtttGGAAATTCAACACAAGCTGTTTTTCCATATAGTTAACTCTCGCTTAGGCTACCCTATATAGTGTCTTAACTTAACTATTTTATAGAGCCAACTTTCTCTTATGCTTAAGCTGCTCATTAAAGAGGAAATTCTCGCTTAAGCTGCAGCAAATAGAGAACTTCCgcttaaataaatgtatatagagTCATCTCTACATAAAGCAGCTAAAGCTGAAGCTGCTCATTATAGATCAGCTCATGCTCAAACAAGCTGTTCTATGTAGATACATCTACCGATTCAGCTCAAGCTGcgagatatacatatatttaaccaTCGCTTAAGCGATCATCAATCCCATAAGCTCAATCTGCTCTATATAATCAACTCTTGCTATCTATCTATAGAGATCTCCAGCTTAAGTTGCTCTTAAGGTTCTCGCTTAAGCTACTCTATATAGAGTCTTATATAGGGTTGTCTTTCACTTAAGTTCAAGCTACTCTCTAAGATGTTCATTATAAATCAACTCAAGCTCAAGCAGCTCTATATATAGTCGACTCTTGTTTGAGCTCAAGCTTTTCTATATGGATACATCTACCGATTCAGCTCAAGCTGcgtgatatacatatatttaacaatCGCTTAAGCTGCTCTATATAAATACAACTCTGCTCTATAAAATCAATTCTTGCTATCTATCTAGAGCCTACATcggcagagagtaaaaaataagttCTCTTACTGgtttttagcgttttttttaTACGTGTAAGCATACATGCTTACAAAGCTCTTTGCCGATCTGGAATCTAGAGAGATTTCCAGCTTAAGTTGCTCTTAAGCTTCTCGCTTAAGTTACTCTATATAGAGTCTACAACTCAACTGTTGTATATAGAGTCACTTCTCTCCTGAAAACTTAAGCtactttttaaagagaaaatgcCCGCTTAAGCAGCGGAAAATAGAGAACTTCTGCTTAAACAAACTTTCgcttaaacaaattgttaagcgaaagtttgtttaaatgaaaatgcgcgatatacatatattcaactATCGCTTAAGCTGCTCTATATAATAACAACTCTCGCTATATAGACTCATCAATTGCTTAATCTGATCTAAACAATCAACTCTCGTTTTCTATCTAGAGATTTCTCTTGCTTAAGTTAATCTTTGTTATCTTCTCATAAGCTCTAGTTGTTCTAAGAGGTTTTTAAAATTGCATCACTCATTTTATTCAGAATACTTACTGCACCGGTAAATTAAGAGACGGCACTGCACCCAAGGCCACAATAATGCCACCAATCGcataaactatagacaaataTAGGATTGTCTTAAATTTACCCAGCCAACTGTCAGCAACAATGGCACCCACCAGGGGGCACAAATACACCAACATGGTAAAGACATGAAACAAAACCGTTGAAGTGTCTTTATCATAATGCAATTTACTGGTGAGGTAGAGAACCAAAATggctgtaataaaaaaattatttaatacaaaaaagtgttaaatgtttattgaggcaaaatttaatttattgaaaaccaCTTACTTCTCATGCCATAATAATTGAAACGTTCACAAAACTCATTGCTGATGATAAAACCCACAGATTTTGGATATTTAACCGGCTGCGAATGGAAAGAGAAAGAaaggtaaataaaattataattgattgtttttaaaccataatttttgtttaaaaaaatatttatatatttctggtatatattttcttaacattcCAGCACATAgttgttggaaaaaatatatattttgtcattttttttttgaacaaaattcttgggtaaaattatctttttatgaATTTGTAAAGAATTACAAAACTTGTAAGCTTAAATGGTATAATTATAGATACCCTACATTAGGTGTTATTTATACTGAACTCCGCTTACATTTTGTCAAATGTCAGCAGGACAAAATTAGGTACTAGGTTTTAGGTACTATTAAACATTTGAGAAACTAGCATAAGATTCTTGTAAATATCAGCCGACCTAACAAGCTTTCTTTCTAAAGTAGTGTTTCCTATTAGTCTTATTCGTTAGGATAATTCGaaatatttatcattattttcattGAAGTTTGTTGATTTTAGTAGACGAATAGAAACAAGTTttaattgatttgattttttttgagttttacttttttcaattacaatttagcggaataattattttgttcatgttttttttacatctgaaattatttgtaattacccacaaattcaataaaaaaaatgctggaaatactatgtatgtacatttgtattaatattcagtaaatttaaaaactttgaaaaaacaacatgtattgATACATGTGGCAGATAGCGTTTATGAgtggaaaattttgaataacaaAATTACTATAATGATGGGTGATTGCTAAGAAATGAAACTAAATTGTCGAAAAAtagtgaattttaatttaagccaatatattttacatcatgttatctagtctagagtctagtttatagtctagtctgtagtctagtatatagtctagtctatagtgtagtctatagtctagtctatagtctagtctatagtctagtctatagtctagtctatagtctagtatatagtctagtctatagtgtagtctatagtctagtctatagtctagtctatagtctagtctatagtctagtctatagtctagtctatagtctagtctatagtctaggttatagtctagtctatagtctaggctatagtctagtctatagtctattatataatctaactaacaaacaaactaactaactaactgactgactaactaagtGACAAGCTCCTCCTTAGAGAGGCATCATTCGCTAAGTTCATCTTTCTGTTAAGAAACAAGTCTTGCTAGTACTACTCTTAGACATAACATCCGGTGCACTTAAAGAAGAGTAATTACTCGCTTTaggttttctaaaatattacttttcttACGCCTAATCCTCCAAAGTAGATTCTGTAAAGATTAAGTGAagattttgtaacaaaaacaaaagctatTACCGGTActcaattaaaacataatttgcatattattaattttaataaatctcggaaaattaatgaatatttcCCTTAAAACATGAGCATGTGTGACTTcatattgttattaataaataacactTCATAAATTCTACATTAAgatttttacaaacttttaataaatagtttatttaaaaacaaaagggggaaaatacaacaaattaaagtcataaattatctttatataaaattgttacacAGCTTATTAAGTGTAAAGTAATAAACTAacgttatatacatatatattacattttccaaataaaaatttatattatttttttccaaataaatataataaaaatctattaactCTAAGTCAAGGATGGTCAATGatatactttttgttaaatttttttgttaacattagCTGGCAGATAAAAATATAGCAGTTAGTTACGAGAAATGCTACTACAATCGTGTGCAAATTTTTGTATGAGGTATTGAaataatgaatttgtttttgttacaaaaaaatcaagacaaaaaatgcgaaatattattatttaacaatattaaagttaataataaaataatgaaaacaatttaagctatacgaagaaaaaaagtaaaaacagaTTACataagatgttttttttttaaattttatgttttttaaacatgcaaaaatgttttgttattttctgtATTTTGAGGAGTTTTAAAcgtaatttgtaaataatttattataaaaaacattaagaagaaaaaaatatatgtttattattattattttaaacagtttttgaaAGTCATTTTTTAACACTTAGTTATTGTTACAGGTTTTAAAACTAGAgcaactataataaaaaaaatatagttccACCAAAAGTAAGCCTACCTTTCTTTAAGAAACTGATCTATGCAGAGACTTTTATTTTCCGTTTGCGAGATAGAGATATATATTTCTCTATAGATAGAGATATGTTCGCTTAAAGCCATATATTGCTCAAGCTACTCTTAACAGTTACTTAACACGCTTAAGCTGCTTTTTGTTGAGATATTTCTCAATCTCTATATAGAAATACGTTAGTTTTTTCTAGGAACATGTTTCATTTAAGTTCAAACTGCTGTATATATAGATATCTCTGATTTAAGTTGAAGTTGTTCTTTATAGAGATATTACCCGCTTGAGATCAAACTACTCTTAAACTCAAGTAGAACTGTTTTATTAAAAGACATCTCCAGATTAGAAAGATATCTTTTGTTTAGACTTGATCTTCTTTATACAGAGGAATCTTTTGCTtaagctatactatagacataGACATCTCTCACTTAAGTTCCAAGCTCCATTTCTAAAATCTCGAATTGTTTATGCATGCTTCACCTAAGCTTAAGTTGCTCTATATGGAGAAATCTTTCATCTAAGCTCAAGATACTCTACATAAAGCTATATTTCACTTAAGAGCCATATGGCGATCAAGGTCCTCGTTACAGAGATTTATCTCGTTTGTGCTTAAGCTGCTCTTTACAGAATTGTCTCGCTTGTGCTCAATTTGCTCTTTATAGATACATATATGAACTCAAACTTCTCTATAAagagacattttttatttaaactccaGAAGTTATTTATGGAAACATGTTTCACTTGAGTTCAAACTCGTATATGCTGATGCTGCTACATTTTAGCTAAAGTTTATTTAGCCCAAACTGCTCTATACAGAGACATCTCTCGCTTAAACTCAAGCATCTCTACACAGAAAACTTTTGCTTaagtttaagttatttaaagaGACACTTACGCTTAAGCTTTATGTATAGAGACTACTTTGAATTTCGAATTGCTTAAGCAAGTTTCACCTAAGCTCTAGATGCTCTTCATAGAGATTTCTCTCGTTTAGGTTCAAgctgtttttttagaaatatcacTCGCTTAAGAGCTAT is part of the Lucilia cuprina isolate Lc7/37 chromosome 3, ASM2204524v1, whole genome shotgun sequence genome and harbors:
- the LOC111676672 gene encoding peptide transporter family 1 isoform X3 encodes the protein MSEEALVPVKYPKSVGFIISNEFCERFNYYGMRTILVLYLTSKLHYDKDTSTVLFHVFTMLVYLCPLVGAIVADSWLGKFKTILYLSIVYAIGGIIVALGAVPSLNLPVQPATILGLVLIAIGTGGIKPCVSAFGGDQFKLPEQAKQLATFFSLFYFAINAGSMISTSVTPILREDVHCFGDKDCFSLAFGVPAILMLLSVVIFIAGKKLYVMKPPAGNMIFGVSQCISHAIGGWRRERKTSPRKHWLDYAEPKVGQKMVSDTKILLKILVLFLPFPVFWALFDQQGSRWTFQATRMDGELWGFTIKPDQMQVINPLLILGFIPIFDYVIYPLLAMIGIKRPLQKLTLGGLLAAGAFILSAFVELKLEALEPVLPTDMSSQLRIYNGMPCHYSFNTELPLGDMKTDMHLPSLGLWQEQQVMTPMMMAYKFEATAVDSNCPSVAGNINVVPGKAVSYFIANDRMHEFEDKPEKPNLGNPIVRVLLNIPASEGNFTLEDSSSLKTSLTSYNTSQAITVARGNVILSLNGVPLTNVTARAGGVYVLMLNGNNKEGFNYQTHVVTEPNSVHMMWQLPQIIVITAAEIMFSITGLEFSFTQAPQSMKSVLQACWLLSVAIGNMLVVVIAELKFFESQAAEFALFAALMIIDMFIFMLLAMRYKYVQHEDDPEDPKTLPPPTSSATTSTDEGNTEPSSSSDENNTKEPKTNLTKEAIKNGITNEAYVYMDEK
- the LOC111676672 gene encoding peptide transporter family 1 isoform X2, whose protein sequence is MVSSSIKISKKEPVKYPKSVGFIISNEFCERFNYYGMRTILVLYLTSKLHYDKDTSTVLFHVFTMLVYLCPLVGAIVADSWLGKFKTILYLSIVYAIGGIIVALGAVPSLNLPVQPATILGLVLIAIGTGGIKPCVSAFGGDQFKLPEQAKQLATFFSLFYFAINAGSMISTSVTPILREDVHCFGDKDCFSLAFGVPAILMLLSVVIFIAGKKLYVMKPPAGNMIFGVSQCISHAIGGWRRERKTSPRKHWLDYAEPKVGQKMVSDTKILLKILVLFLPFPVFWALFDQQGSRWTFQATRMDGELWGFTIKPDQMQVINPLLILGFIPIFDYVIYPLLAMIGIKRPLQKLTLGGLLAAGAFILSAFVELKLEALEPVLPTDMSSQLRIYNGMPCHYSFNTELPLGDMKTDMHLPSLGLWQEQQVMTPMMMAYKFEATAVDSNCPSVAGNINVVPGKAVSYFIANDRMHEFEDKPEKPNLGNPIVRVLLNIPASEGNFTLEDSSSLKTSLTSYNTSQAITVARGNVILSLNGVPLTNVTARAGGVYVLMLNGNNKEGFNYQTHVVTEPNSVHMMWQLPQIIVITAAEIMFSITGLEFSFTQAPQSMKSVLQACWLLSVAIGNMLVVVIAELKFFESQAAEFALFAALMIIDMFIFMLLAMRYKYVQHEDDPEDPKTLPPPTSSATTSTDEGNTEPSSSSDENNTKEPKTNLTKEAIKNGITNEAYVYMDEK
- the LOC111676672 gene encoding peptide transporter family 1 isoform X1 → MFKRFKKTQKDKNLLIQHENESTPLKITTKPTQRKNRRRKSFQKLNLEDETEIQQAPELVVKLPKEPSIPSIHNIDIESPQPVKYPKSVGFIISNEFCERFNYYGMRTILVLYLTSKLHYDKDTSTVLFHVFTMLVYLCPLVGAIVADSWLGKFKTILYLSIVYAIGGIIVALGAVPSLNLPVQPATILGLVLIAIGTGGIKPCVSAFGGDQFKLPEQAKQLATFFSLFYFAINAGSMISTSVTPILREDVHCFGDKDCFSLAFGVPAILMLLSVVIFIAGKKLYVMKPPAGNMIFGVSQCISHAIGGWRRERKTSPRKHWLDYAEPKVGQKMVSDTKILLKILVLFLPFPVFWALFDQQGSRWTFQATRMDGELWGFTIKPDQMQVINPLLILGFIPIFDYVIYPLLAMIGIKRPLQKLTLGGLLAAGAFILSAFVELKLEALEPVLPTDMSSQLRIYNGMPCHYSFNTELPLGDMKTDMHLPSLGLWQEQQVMTPMMMAYKFEATAVDSNCPSVAGNINVVPGKAVSYFIANDRMHEFEDKPEKPNLGNPIVRVLLNIPASEGNFTLEDSSSLKTSLTSYNTSQAITVARGNVILSLNGVPLTNVTARAGGVYVLMLNGNNKEGFNYQTHVVTEPNSVHMMWQLPQIIVITAAEIMFSITGLEFSFTQAPQSMKSVLQACWLLSVAIGNMLVVVIAELKFFESQAAEFALFAALMIIDMFIFMLLAMRYKYVQHEDDPEDPKTLPPPTSSATTSTDEGNTEPSSSSDENNTKEPKTNLTKEAIKNGITNEAYVYMDEK